From the genome of bacterium:
CCGCCGCCCCTTTGGCTGCCAGGTGCGCCACCGCGGCGCGGCATTCCTCCACCGCCCGCTCGCTCACCGGGTTGGAGCGGGCCTTGATCCCCCACTCGCGGTCGTAGATCGCCCGCTGCCCCCGGACAATGAATTCCTCCTCCGGCAGGAGCAGCTCCGCGAGGCCCTCCGGGCCCTCAAGAAGGCGCTCGTAGACCCGGCAGCGGATTGTGCCCTCTGTGGCCAGAAGGCCCACCCGGGCGGCGCGGCCGTAGCGCCCGCGGATGAAACGCCCGGTCTCGGCAAGCATGTCCACGAGCTCCAGGCGCAGGCCGGCCTGATCCATGCGCTCGCGCAGCGGTCCCATGATGGACGCCGCGTGGGCCGTGTTGCAGGCTATGGCGGCCACAGTCGCCCCCGCGGCCTCCAGGGCCCGGCAGGCCTCGAACAGCCCCCCGGCCGGGTTCTCCGCGCCGTGGCTCAGAAGGTACCCGGTGCGGTCCGGGATACGGCTCCCCGCCGAGAACAGGAGCACCTCAAGCTGGTCCTGGTCTGTGCCGTCGGTGAGCACGCTGTCGAACAGCTTGCGGTTGAGGTCCAGGCCGGCGTAGGGGCCCACCCCGCCCACGATTCCGATCACTTTGCGCCGCTCGGGCATATCAGTTCTCAACTATGGAGTTCCAGAATATCACCATCCGCCAGACGCTCCTCGCGGTTCACCATCTGACCCTCGTACTTGCCTTTGCTCCAGATACGGGCGAACTTGAGACTGG
Proteins encoded in this window:
- a CDS encoding amino acid racemase; this translates as MRTDMPERRKVIGIVGGVGPYAGLDLNRKLFDSVLTDGTDQDQLEVLLFSAGSRIPDRTGYLLSHGAENPAGGLFEACRALEAAGATVAAIACNTAHAASIMGPLRERMDQAGLRLELVDMLAETGRFIRGRYGRAARVGLLATEGTIRCRVYERLLEGPEGLAELLLPEEEFIVRGQRAIYDREWGIKARSNPVSERAVEECRAAVAHLAAKGAAVIILGCTELPLALPAARLEGVDLVDPALITARALVARVAPEKLRPLD